gtttttaaCAAGGCACCTTTTATTTTGCTCACAAAGGGGCGGGCACAGATGGAAGGCCTGTGAGATAAAGTCAGGGTTGTTCCCACCTAATCCAGACCTTTCAAGGGAGCAGTTGTGGTCTCCTGGGTGAAAACACCTATGGCTGGTAGCCGATGTTGGTTCCGCTCCTGACTGCGTGTGTGACTTCAGGGTTATTTATGTCACATGAGCCGGGGGGCCGTGGCACACATTTCATTAAATCCCAGGGGAGGCCAGTTGGGGTCTGTCTTGGACCCAGCAGGGGCTGACTTTTGCAGGTAGCGAATGTGTCTGTGCAACGTGTCTATCTGAGAGCGGCTGAGGGGTCAATCTGAGGAGAATTCTCAACCCTTTGTTACTGTGGGCCGGTTCAAGGAGGATTCTGCTGAGCAAAGGAAATCTGGAGAAAAAAACAATATGTGACTGGATTGTGCAGGGCTCCAGCTCCCCTTAGCTTTGCTAAGCTCTGCAGTTCTCCCCACGGAGATGTGCAAAGCCCCTAGGCACAACAGGAGTTGGACTTTTGCAGACTATGCACAGTTCAGTGTTTAATCAGTTCGAACGGGGGAAAGTTCTGATAATGGGGGGGAAAGTCAGCACATATAGCTCCCTTCCAGAGGGCACTTTCCTTTCATAGCACAGCCAAGCAGCCCAGTTGTTTAATTCTTCTGTGTACTCCTGGAAGAAAATCTGCTTCTTCTGTGAAGTTCCGTGGGAGAAAGAGCGATCACAGGATTCCTCCTAGAGCTGGTTTCTAGCTGCCAGCTGATGGAgtttgctctctgtgtgtgtgtgtgtgtctgtctcattTTGCATTCATTATTGGAGATATGGGGCAAGTGATACTGCTCTCTGTTTAATAGACTGTGTTCAGTGGATCCTAGATTTTGAATGAGGCCTTGTGTATCTTTGGAACTAAAAGATGTTTTGAGCAGGAATGTTCAGATCTCAGGCAAAGCTCCTAACTGACACCCCTTGTGAGATCTGTCAGGAAATTTTTCTTTGGCTGTAACAAGATTATTTGGCCCCGTTTCTATAATATCTCCCTCCGAAACTTATATAATCAACCATGCTCACTTCCTGATGTACCTCCTGGCCTCCCACCCCTGGCTCCTGACATTCCTTAACTCACTATTAATAGATTGCTCAATAGAGAACTGAAGGAGAGACAGTGAGTCTCAGGAATCCCCAATGGCAAAGCTGAGGCATAAACAAGTTTATTTGTAACTGTGCCAGAGGCTCCGTTTGAGCCCCAGTATACAGCCTGCAGGGATCTGGAGAGTCCAGGACACAGGGATCTGGGTCAGCGCTGTCCTCGGGACGCCCTCGGCCTATCCATGGAGCAGGGAGTGATGctggaaaaataaaaagtgatCAGAGGCACCATGAGAAAATCTTGCGCTGCACAAACTGAGCTGCCCTTGCCAGGCTTTGCAGAAAAGCAGAAGGGCCCAGCTACAGGCCTGGCTCGGGGAACACAGCTCTCCTAAGCTCTGTGCTGTACAGAACTGTGTCTTGTACAGGGATGAGCACATTTTCAGTGCATCCCATTAGGTGCAGCCATACCCTGTCAGCCTCTGTAATGCATGTGGCAGGTGACAGCCTAGGCGCTGGGCCCAGGAGGTCTGGCTGGCTCTACCTGATTATGTACGTGCTGGAGAGCTGAGCTTATAACGAATGAGCCCTGCCCACAAGCCAAGTCTGCTGCATGCGTCCTCAGGATCCCACTATTACAGAATTCACAGTGGAAGAGGATCTCCCCCATTCCTCTCCTGGCAGGGccctcccatcccctctctcATGCTTGTCTCCTCTTCCTTGTGTCTGGTACTACTagctctgctgcctcctcccagctggcccctatatgACGTTAGGGTAAAAAGGGTGCGTCTAAGAAGACTGAGAGGCCATTGGATTTGAAATCTAATCAGGTTCAGATTTAGCCTCAGCTTGTCCCCAGTGTCCCAGCATGACgagtgctggggaagctgggaagCCAAGGATCCAAGTCCCTCACAGCTAGAGCAGCGCGTTCTGACCCTGGGCATGAGCTCTGGTCAGTGCAGTGCTGTGTCTGCAGCCCAGAGCTGTAAttcccttcctaagtgcaggCAGTCCCCTGGCCCAGCTGGAACAGTGTGTGATCTCACCGGAGAGCTGTATACACATGACTGATGTGTTAGAGATGGGACCCTTCTGAGGCCAAACACAATCTTTCCCACAGCCGGTGTCACAGCACTTCTTGTTTTCTGGACACTTCCTTTCCTTTTCACAGCGGTTAGTAGGATCAACCATGGGGCAAACTACCGTGATGGCTGGACAAGTCGCAGGAGTCTCTGAAACAGCAGAAATTAATGGTATATAAAAGCATACATGGTTCACTGAACATCAATGTGTGGTGCCCCCTAGCTGGCCTTATGTATCTCCCCATCACACACtctctgtcatagaatcatagaatatcagggttggaaggggcttcaggaggtcatctagtccaaccccctgccggCTGAGTGCACGAGAGAGGCCACCGGATTTGCCATAGTAGAATACTGTGCTCAGTAATGCTCCTTGTTACTTGGTAAGTCTCTGATAAAACTGCCTGGCCTTTGTTCTGGCCTCACTGAAGGCCGTCTGTGCCAGGTCTGTGGGTGTATGGGGGCCACGAACCCAGTGCTCTTCCCATTGGGCAATTTCTCCTCTGGTACAGGGCCAGTGGAATGGTTTTATGCAGCCCTCTTCGCAGCTGCTGGCCTAGGTTGGCTGGAGAAGGGACAGGTGAATTGAATGCTATTCTTGGCTATCCTGTACTGCTGACAGGTGGTTCCTTATGGGCCACTCTTGCATATGCTGGGTCAACTCCTCTGCCTTTAAAATCCAGGAGGGACTAAGGTGGCAGAGACCCACCCCATCCTCTTCATCTGATGAGCTAAGCTGAGCTCAGATGAAGCCCAGAATAGGGTATCTGAGTGCTGAGCGGTCCTGTGGGTGGAGACCTGCCACCTGGAGATAAGGGGACTGGAGAACAATGTGCCCAAGGAGGACTGGATTCAGTCCCCTGCACCCACATTTAACCACAGCATCCAGGTACCAGGGGGCGTTATTTAGCTCTACACCACCCATGACTCATAACCCCACCCAACCCACAGAGCTCCCCTTCCTGTGTGTCTGGTTCTCACCAAGGCCTCTGGATGGGGTGACCAGCTGTGGAATTCCTACTCAGAGCTCCACAGGGATTTTTCTGTCCATTGAAATCCCCAAAGGTGCCTGCCCAAGATCACTCCATATCCTGCAGACAAGCCTGGTTCATCAGGATGGGGGAGAGACTTCCCCTGCACGAGACCCTAAATGTCAACATGGGCATTCTCACGTACCTTCTGCTGCTTCCACACAGTGCATGGCACAATGGCAATAACAGCACTTGTTCTGCTCTGGGCAGTCATAATCCGTGGCGCAGTCATCAGTTTCAGCCCGATCACACATTGTGTAATCTTGTGGGCAGGTCCCAGCTTTCACTGTATCAGAAAACAGCCAGAGTATGAACACCCTACTATTGGCTGCGGGGACTGTTGATTGAAATCCACCCTGCAGTCTCACTTAGCatagaggttctcaacctttttctttctgagcctcccCCGTCCATGCTATataaactccacggcccacctgtgtcgcagtaactggttttctgcatataaaagccagggctggaattagggggtagcaagcagggcaactgcctagggccccacaccacaggggcccccatgaagctacattgctcaggcttcagcttcagccctgggtggtggggctcaaggA
This portion of the Gopherus evgoodei ecotype Sinaloan lineage chromosome 14, rGopEvg1_v1.p, whole genome shotgun sequence genome encodes:
- the LOC115635208 gene encoding waprin-Phi1-like, yielding MCDRAETDDCATDYDCPEQNKCCYCHCAMHCVEAAEETPATCPAITVVCPMVDPTNRCEKERKCPENKKCCDTGCGKDCVWPQKGPISNTSVMCIQLSASLPAPWIGRGRPEDSADPDPCVLDSPDPCRLYTGAQTEPLAQLQINLFMPQLCHWGFLRLTVSPSVLY